Within Streptomyces sp. SS1-1, the genomic segment CCTCGTAGGAGCCCTCGCCCGCGTGGTACCAGCGCCGCAACTCCGTCGACGGGGTGAGGCCCTTGGGCCACTCGTCGATCCGGGCCGCGTCCTTGGACAGACCGCGCGGCCACAGCCGGTCGACCAGGACCCGCACACCGTCCCCCGGCTCGGGCGGCTCGTAGACGCGGCGGACGCGCACGCTCATGACCGGCCTTCCTCTCGGACGGGCGGCGCCGGACACGCCGCGCCGGACCTGACGAATTCCTGACACCTGTCCGTCAAGGTCGTCACATGATCCCGCACAAGCCCCGCGTCGTCCTGCTGGCGACCACCCTCCTGCTCACCGGCTGCGGCACCGGCGCCCTCGCGACCCCCGGCGACAAGCCCGCGGCACCCGTCCGGACGACGGCCGCCCCGCCCCGCCCCACGGCCACGGCTCCCTCCCTCCCGCGGCAGCTGCCCGGACTGGGCCCCCGGACCCTGGCCGAGGTCCCGGCCCACACCTGGCAGGCCGTCGTCGTCACCGGACACGGCAAGGACTCCGCCCGCTCCGACGTCGTCCTCTACGAACGCACCGGCGCGGGTTGGAAGGCCGGCGAGCGCTGGCCCGCCCACAACGCGCTGCGCGGCTGGACCGACCACCACACCGCCGGCGACCTGCGCTCACCCGTCGGCGTCTTCACCCTCGGCGACGCCGGCGGTCTGCGGCCCGACCCCGGCACCCGGCTGCCCTACGACCACGGCCGGGGCTTCACCGCCACCGGCACCGGCTTCGAGGGCGAACCCCTCGCCGGCTCCTTCGACTACGTGGTCGCCATCGACTACAACCGGCGGCCCGGCACCACACCGCTCGACTGGACCCGGCCCCTCGGCGCGGGGCGCGGCGGCGGCATCTGGTT encodes:
- a CDS encoding L,D-transpeptidase family protein, which encodes MIPHKPRVVLLATTLLLTGCGTGALATPGDKPAAPVRTTAAPPRPTATAPSLPRQLPGLGPRTLAEVPAHTWQAVVVTGHGKDSARSDVVLYERTGAGWKAGERWPAHNALRGWTDHHTAGDLRSPVGVFTLGDAGGLRPDPGTRLPYDHGRGFTATGTGFEGEPLAGSFDYVVAIDYNRRPGTTPLDWTRPLGAGRGGGIWFHVDHGGPTQGCVSLSLEHMRTLLRTLDPARHPVVVMGDAASLAR
- a CDS encoding DUF488 domain-containing protein, translating into MSVRVRRVYEPPEPGDGVRVLVDRLWPRGLSKDAARIDEWPKGLTPSTELRRWYHAGEGSYEEFARRYEAELDAPEAAALLDRLRETAGKGAVTLLTASKTPETSHAAVLARLLGS